One stretch of Lucilia cuprina isolate Lc7/37 chromosome 6, ASM2204524v1, whole genome shotgun sequence DNA includes these proteins:
- the LOC111686380 gene encoding uncharacterized protein LOC111686380, which yields MAEMENMLAQMQALQHEINTLRESQANVNDASRSNLQKVHIPKFNKHNPHLWFSQIERSFALCSITSDSDKFDLVSIDKFGTLKERLITKFAKTSESKLRRLLQGCEAAGKKPSEILSTMRRLAPGKQNEAIIRTLFLGKMPDSIRPILSVWKDDDLEKLSETTDKMLDANYNVTSSVSVAPLRFDASVPVDAVASHMTFSDVCQAIKNLTDEVRKIHLQQNDNRVKSNRQQSRSRSRSRNSYQNSTEAQLCWYHTKFGDAAQHCKPTCRWKPNSENYWGCRQSTRLATAAIIT from the exons ATGGCCGAGATGGAAAATATGTTAGCACAAATGCAAGCTTTACAACATGAAATCAACACTCTTCGAGAGTCTCAGGCGAATGTGAATGACGCATCAAGATCAAATCTTCAGAAAGTTCATATTCCGAAATTCAACAAACACAATCCGCATTTGTGGTTTTCGCAAATTGAGAGATCATTTGCTTTGTGTTCCATCACATCGGATTCAGACAAATTTGATCTTGTCTCG ATTGATAAATTTGGTACATTAAAGGAACGTCTCAttacaaaatttgctaaaacTTCTGAATCTAAACTGCGACGTTTATTACAGGGTTGTGAAGCCGCAGGTAAAAAACCTTCGGAGATTTTATCGACTATGAGACGTCTAGCTCCTGGTAAACAAAATGAGGCAATTATTCGCACACTATTTCTGGGTAAAATGCCAGATTCAATTCGTCCCATATTATCCGTTTGGAAGGACGATGATTTGGAAAAACTTTCCGAAACGACCGACAAAATGCTAGATGCTAATTACAACGTGACAAGTTCCGTATCAGTAGCACCTTTACGTTTCGACGCAAGTGTTCCAGTGGATGCAGTTGCTTCCCATATGACTTTTTCTGACGTTTGCCAAGCGATTAAGAATTTAACAGATGAAGTTAGGAAAATTCATTTACAACAGAACGACAACAGAGTTAAATCTAATCGACAACAGTCCAGATCTCGTAGCCGTTCACGAAATTCTTACCAGAATTCAACTGAGGCACAATTATGCTGGTATCATACGAAATTTGGTGATGCAGCCCAGCATTGTAAACCAACCTGCCGCTGGAAACCTAATTCGGAAAACTATTGGGGCTGTCGTCAGTCAACACGGTTGGCGACAGCGGCAATAATAACATAA